One region of Bdellovibrio bacteriovorus genomic DNA includes:
- a CDS encoding RNA polymerase sigma factor: MERDLLVSDLELVEKVKSGDRRSFSELVKRHQRSVLRLSLRFVKDMDTAEDVTQEAFIKAYEKLNSFEGRASFKSWLFQIAVNTARNKIREWKRDTVDIDDVQLAVDAEAETTLVHTAVADILQQEVEKLPFKQKTALVLRVYEDLSFNEIADIMECPYDTAKANYRHALLKLRQTFEQKAELKNWTEEVGGFFMEVNQRFAEAEG; encoded by the coding sequence ATGGAGAGAGATCTTTTAGTATCGGATCTTGAACTGGTTGAAAAAGTAAAGTCTGGTGACAGACGCTCTTTTTCCGAACTCGTGAAACGACATCAAAGAAGTGTGCTGCGACTGAGTTTGAGGTTTGTGAAGGACATGGACACGGCGGAAGATGTGACGCAAGAAGCGTTCATCAAAGCTTACGAGAAGCTGAACTCTTTCGAGGGCAGAGCTTCTTTTAAAAGCTGGTTGTTTCAGATTGCTGTGAATACAGCACGAAACAAAATCCGCGAGTGGAAAAGGGATACCGTCGACATAGATGATGTGCAGCTGGCAGTGGATGCTGAAGCTGAAACAACTCTGGTTCACACGGCGGTGGCTGACATCCTTCAGCAAGAGGTGGAGAAATTACCCTTCAAACAAAAAACAGCGTTGGTCCTTCGTGTTTACGAAGACCTTAGCTTTAACGAGATTGCCGATATTATGGAGTGTCCTTACGACACTGCGAAGGCGAATTACCGCCACGCTCTCCTTAAACTTCGTCAAACTTTTGAGCAAAAAGCAGAGCTCAAAAATTGGACGGAAGAAGTAGGTGGTTTCTTTATGGAAGTGAATCAAAGATTTGCGGAAGCAGAAGGATAA